The Ficedula albicollis isolate OC2 chromosome 24, FicAlb1.5, whole genome shotgun sequence genome contains a region encoding:
- the CD3E gene encoding T-cell surface glycoprotein CD3 epsilon chain codes for MRLEQSLPLLGLLLCAVGITAQEDEELEGEFLVEISGTTVTITCPFEDEDIRWELSGRPEGTRERKLVLKDHDSTPANLSCSLGTQTRQLYLNARVCANCEELDALTVAGIIAADLLITLGVLILVHYFSKGRRGRASAAGERRGGGGGGGGGERRPRGQKTQRPPPVPNPDYEPIRKGQREVYAGLEPRGF; via the exons ATGAGGCTGGAGcagtccctgcccctgctggggctcctgctgtGCGCAG ttggCATCACAGCTCAGGAGG atgaAGAGCTGGAGG GCGAGTTCCTGGTGGAGATTTCGGGCACCACGGTGACAATCACGTGTCCCTTTGAGGACGAGGACATCCGATGGGAGCTGTCAGGGAGACCAGAGGGCACCAGGGAGAGGAAGCTGGTGCTGAAGGACCACGACAGCACTCCTGCCaacctgagctgctccttgggCACCCAGACGCGCCAGCTGTACCTGAATGCCAGAG TGTGTGCCAACTGCGAGGAGCTGGACGCCCTGACGGTGGCAGGGATCATCGCCGCAGACCTCCTCATCACCCTGGGGGTGCTGATCCTGGTCCACTActtcagcaaaggcaggaggggGCGAGCCAGCGCTGCTGgggagcggcgggggggggggggggggggggggggtggggagcGGCGGCCACGAG gtcagaAGACGCAGCGTCCTCCCCCCGTGCCAAACCCGGACTATGAG